From Micromonospora nigra, one genomic window encodes:
- a CDS encoding aldehyde dehydrogenase family protein, with the protein MQPVPFFVAGRPDHGEGDLTVHHPYDGRTVGRTTFATPAQVDAAVAAATRVAAEAAALPAHARAAALDHVSRRLAERATEIAASITAESGKPIRWARAEVGRAASTFRWAAEEARRFSGELQRLDTDPTATGRIALVRRVPKGIVLGITPFNFPLNLVAHKVAPAIAVGAPVVVKPAPATPLTALLLGEILAETDLPEGMFSVLTLPDERAADLVADPRLPVVSFTGSGPVGTAIRRAVPDKHVTLELGGNAAAVICEDWNTDGDLTFAAHRIATFANYQAGQSCIAVQRVYVHEWLYDAFLPRLVAAVQELRTGDPASELTDVGPLISVEAAERVEAWVDEAVTAGATIEVGGRRDGATYPPTVLTGVPPTAKVCTREIFGPVLVVARVEDDEAAFVAVNDSAYGLQAGVFTHRLDVAFRAGRVLEVGGLIVGDVPSYRADQMPYGGMKGSGVGREGLRSAMEDYTESRVVVLTGVAL; encoded by the coding sequence GTGCAGCCCGTACCGTTCTTCGTCGCCGGCCGTCCCGACCACGGCGAGGGCGACCTGACCGTCCACCACCCGTACGACGGGCGCACCGTCGGTCGTACCACCTTCGCCACGCCCGCCCAGGTCGACGCCGCCGTCGCGGCAGCCACCCGGGTCGCCGCGGAGGCCGCGGCCCTGCCCGCGCACGCCCGCGCCGCCGCCCTGGACCACGTCTCCCGCCGTCTCGCCGAACGGGCGACGGAAATCGCGGCGTCGATCACCGCGGAGAGCGGCAAACCGATCAGGTGGGCGCGGGCCGAGGTGGGGCGGGCGGCGTCCACGTTCCGCTGGGCGGCCGAGGAGGCCCGGCGGTTCTCCGGCGAACTGCAACGCCTCGACACCGACCCCACCGCCACCGGCCGGATCGCGCTCGTGCGGCGCGTGCCGAAGGGAATCGTCCTGGGCATCACGCCGTTCAACTTCCCACTCAACCTGGTCGCCCACAAGGTCGCCCCCGCCATCGCCGTCGGCGCACCCGTCGTCGTCAAACCGGCACCGGCCACGCCGCTCACCGCGCTGCTGCTCGGCGAGATCCTGGCCGAGACCGACCTGCCCGAGGGCATGTTCTCGGTGCTGACGCTGCCCGACGAGCGTGCCGCCGACCTGGTCGCCGACCCTCGACTGCCGGTCGTGTCGTTCACCGGCTCCGGGCCGGTCGGCACGGCCATCCGCCGGGCCGTACCCGACAAGCACGTCACCCTCGAACTCGGCGGCAACGCGGCGGCGGTGATCTGCGAGGACTGGAACACCGACGGGGACCTCACCTTCGCCGCCCACCGGATCGCCACCTTCGCCAACTACCAGGCCGGGCAGTCCTGCATCGCCGTGCAACGGGTCTACGTGCACGAATGGCTCTACGACGCGTTCCTGCCCCGGCTGGTGGCCGCCGTACAGGAACTGCGCACCGGCGACCCCGCGTCGGAACTCACCGACGTCGGGCCGTTGATCTCCGTCGAGGCGGCCGAGCGGGTCGAAGCCTGGGTGGACGAGGCCGTCACCGCAGGCGCCACCATCGAGGTGGGCGGCCGGCGCGACGGCGCGACCTACCCGCCGACCGTGCTGACCGGGGTGCCACCGACCGCCAAGGTGTGTACGCGGGAGATCTTCGGGCCGGTGCTCGTCGTGGCCCGCGTCGAGGACGACGAGGCCGCGTTCGTCGCCGTCAACGACTCGGCGTACGGGTTGCAGGCCGGCGTCTTCACCCACCGCCTCGACGTGGCCTTCCGTGCCGGTCGGGTGCTCGAGGTCGGCGGCTTGATCGTGGGCGACGTGCCGTCGTACCGCGCCGACCAGATGCCGTACGGCGGGATGAAGGGCAGCGGCGTCGGTCGGGAGGGTCTGCGCAGCGCGATGGAGGACTACACGGAATCGCGGGTCGTGGTGTTGACCGGGGTGGCGCTGTAG
- a CDS encoding SUKH-3 domain-containing protein yields MIDRQQAEQLAAVWASRDSLRLGHECTPVVTEFDLGYVITSTVSTQVRALPGDLPTTVVDKASGEVTTWPRVPPETVEQLWRRSRPTGPRPPRTVDPASQLLREIRRLPTPTTAAHLVVEGKIFTAHGAKGDVELDHHPLVRAYLDDLPPGHLVRGGERHAEIIVVSDVLHEYDHRRAAEGIAPMGTADAEALLRRVRFDVTRVREAGDPQGGRAERPCDSCLNFLVHVNVLPWAELAFTSVVRPQSPGQPHHPGRFPPEVAAALMDAGWEAGMFNAALARGAIQETCDVSGRLHRHEPFAAAVRALTEFPSIVSHRRGPGQQVWISQFTTNPLRSAHSADTLADFGTLLDVRLFPMGSEHGDSIIAVDEHGRIFALDQAGEWFLGDDIDAALTTLLLGRAPARVRDDGTW; encoded by the coding sequence GTGATCGACCGCCAGCAGGCCGAGCAGCTCGCCGCCGTCTGGGCCAGCCGCGACTCGCTACGCCTCGGCCACGAATGCACCCCCGTGGTCACCGAGTTCGACCTCGGCTACGTCATCACGTCCACCGTGTCCACTCAGGTCCGGGCGCTACCCGGCGACCTGCCGACCACTGTGGTCGACAAGGCCAGTGGGGAGGTCACCACCTGGCCCCGGGTGCCCCCGGAGACGGTGGAACAGCTCTGGCGCCGCAGCCGGCCGACCGGCCCGCGCCCGCCCCGTACGGTCGACCCGGCGAGTCAACTGCTCCGCGAGATACGACGCCTGCCCACGCCCACCACCGCCGCGCACCTGGTCGTGGAGGGGAAGATCTTCACGGCACACGGCGCGAAGGGCGACGTCGAACTCGATCACCATCCGCTGGTCCGGGCGTACCTCGACGACCTGCCACCGGGGCACCTGGTGCGTGGCGGCGAACGGCACGCCGAGATCATCGTGGTCTCCGACGTCCTGCACGAGTACGACCACCGCCGTGCCGCCGAAGGCATCGCCCCGATGGGCACGGCGGACGCGGAGGCTCTCCTGAGACGCGTTCGCTTCGACGTGACCCGGGTGCGGGAAGCGGGCGACCCGCAGGGTGGTCGCGCAGAGCGCCCGTGCGACAGCTGCCTCAACTTCCTCGTCCACGTCAACGTGCTGCCCTGGGCCGAGCTGGCGTTCACCTCGGTGGTGCGCCCCCAGTCCCCGGGGCAGCCTCATCATCCGGGCCGGTTCCCACCTGAGGTGGCGGCCGCGTTGATGGATGCGGGCTGGGAGGCGGGCATGTTCAACGCCGCGCTGGCCCGAGGGGCGATTCAGGAGACCTGCGACGTCTCCGGTCGCCTGCATCGGCACGAACCGTTCGCCGCCGCGGTACGCGCGCTGACGGAGTTTCCATCCATCGTCAGCCACCGGCGGGGCCCTGGCCAACAGGTGTGGATCAGTCAGTTCACCACGAATCCGCTGCGCAGTGCGCACTCCGCCGACACGCTCGCCGACTTCGGCACGCTGCTCGACGTGAGGTTGTTCCCGATGGGCTCCGAACACGGCGACAGCATCATCGCCGTCGACGAGCACGGGCGGATCTTCGCGCTCGACCAGGCCGGCGAGTGGTTCCTCGGTGACGACATCGACGCCGCCCTGACCACTCTCCTGCTGGGTCGAGCCCCGGCCCGGGTCCGCGACGATGGCACCTGGTGA
- a CDS encoding YbaB/EbfC family nucleoid-associated protein, whose translation MTEGVDRAANHALRARFDEVYGQYQQLRSGLDELRRQLAELRVTERSDDGLVTATVGARGELVSVDLHPAVYQDRDAKALSRKITGTVQRAGAAAAAATQQLVAGYLPAGSGTADFLRTGDFGSLLGRADAVLGRGE comes from the coding sequence GTGACCGAGGGGGTGGACCGGGCTGCCAACCACGCGCTCCGGGCACGGTTCGATGAGGTGTACGGGCAGTACCAGCAGCTCCGGTCCGGTTTGGACGAACTGCGTCGCCAACTCGCCGAGCTGCGGGTCACCGAACGTTCCGACGACGGCCTCGTCACGGCGACGGTGGGAGCCCGGGGTGAACTGGTGTCGGTCGACCTGCACCCGGCGGTGTACCAGGACCGCGACGCGAAGGCGCTGAGCCGGAAGATCACCGGCACGGTGCAACGGGCCGGGGCCGCCGCTGCGGCGGCCACGCAGCAGCTCGTCGCCGGCTACCTGCCAGCCGGTTCGGGGACCGCCGACTTTCTGCGTACCGGTGACTTCGGGTCGTTGCTCGGCCGGGCCGACGCGGTGCTGGGGCGCGGCGAATGA
- a CDS encoding toxin glutamine deamidase domain-containing protein, whose protein sequence is MTLLPSPIPHPLDYSPWELPGWVYEALDWVIGVEWPNGNEKAVWDLADQWYAVASVLAGPQADAGAAATEARGGYGGVGAVAEAFDSAWRRVAEGDEAPLPVLLAVSHDLGRLVEECGCDIEGAKIEVWIELGILVVELLSLAVAAVLTAGAASPAAAGAIAATRFLVQQIFKRLTAQLARKSLKAGLKEAGERAASQVAEGGVRSLARRGAIGGMWEAGQEGGVNLAIQTHQNSTGRRDGVDLGDLGTAALGGLAGGAAAPLASLGRHATGRGAQIGEHLAREMTGEMIADQAASLATGQGLTSVEDAARAAASGARASATGQLDVTLQTRLDAQLGIPGGAGSTTVGPDADARSAPPPSLAPQTPSTAPHAWSFAPQEHPTHQAAGLLAPGVPSTADSAPPASSRAESPPSEVRAVTPASIQANLDGAPTTAGPVHPPAGNSMTDIPAPRGDTPAAESVTDGLPAKALTFSSEQVGPALSATAATTAVAAHGMAGTDAGHAGHAGPAGQSSLGVTPAAGSAATSTHPAGQPSSVPLAGPTVTAPSAGSGPIHQVVRGGPETEPGTVPPSAERPAVGSHRPRSPEWYAARAAADREGLERRRYRGHLDFQRSNYEENRRRDTAARLRTAAECSYDEARWLVSESRRLDGLNRRAASEHHHRAGRERERLSHEQRDLAEAVLSGTVTPPIVRVDAWEDFHQINDDVGDLALAGVTADDRSALTGDGQPPPIDRSRRYGLPGGLRPPLALHQSDVERQMPRESDGSVTRTADPRRGAWFRLLNDGGPNADPTRGINCIDCTLSLFDTWVHGRPRVSAPRTFDAYLHGDVTRPIDGEFDGMGRIEDVTGGRFQRLCDGSGTSPGSRQAALDTGYRNLHDQLLLGGHGSFAFVANQWEGGGAHIWVALNQHGTVLYLDPQTGAVAPQPLYRHQGRPYHWNAVDADVLILDPQGRPMPLAGLRRGKYSSRAELPAYPPSNADHGYGEPYLNRMHLLGTPGAAPASDRERPRTDDAVPQTGDKMRSSRIRAQEARRVGAMPVRPVLRASGELDEVFAAGVTAAEFVAEVDGSSLRRLVPTLDEQAADDLVELFAEPRIRAMLDHTWREPPRGEPMLAETLVRQLVESPDLVRVILTTPELTASLTARPLTLHHLANHREAIELLTAALADLGRPDIVEAEPTPLPARLTERQREISSRVAARGTLPSQPDFDITRRHDAAYRDSYVRELRAKAVEAQRELNQLAARSAGAGGRPGWRTAPKGDRRVRDKLVEYDNDASRLKDLAAAKVEFDSLDHLYDALNAISDSSAVVVVGVKDRFINPQGSGYRDVLVNLRMSNGHIAELRLHLAPVDVVAKWEHALYEVRRDIEALADAADRPLTVRERAVVDGLLRRSQEAYWRAMGGDGTGVSGS, encoded by the coding sequence ATGACCCTGTTGCCGAGCCCGATCCCGCACCCGCTCGACTACTCGCCCTGGGAGCTGCCCGGCTGGGTCTACGAGGCGCTCGACTGGGTCATCGGGGTGGAGTGGCCGAACGGGAACGAGAAGGCGGTCTGGGACCTGGCCGACCAGTGGTACGCGGTTGCCTCCGTGCTCGCCGGCCCGCAGGCCGACGCCGGGGCCGCCGCGACCGAGGCACGTGGCGGGTACGGAGGTGTCGGCGCGGTCGCCGAGGCGTTCGACTCGGCCTGGCGTCGGGTCGCCGAGGGCGACGAAGCGCCACTGCCGGTGCTGCTGGCCGTCAGCCACGACCTGGGACGGTTGGTGGAGGAGTGCGGCTGCGACATCGAAGGTGCCAAGATCGAGGTCTGGATCGAACTCGGCATCCTCGTCGTCGAACTGCTGTCCCTGGCGGTCGCGGCAGTGCTCACCGCCGGCGCGGCCTCACCCGCCGCCGCGGGCGCGATCGCCGCCACCCGCTTCCTGGTGCAGCAGATCTTCAAGCGCCTGACGGCGCAACTGGCGCGCAAGAGCCTCAAGGCCGGTCTCAAGGAGGCCGGTGAGCGGGCGGCCAGCCAGGTCGCCGAGGGCGGAGTGCGGAGCCTGGCCCGCCGCGGCGCGATCGGGGGCATGTGGGAGGCCGGCCAGGAGGGCGGCGTCAACCTGGCGATCCAGACGCACCAGAACTCCACCGGGCGGCGCGACGGCGTGGACCTGGGCGACCTCGGCACTGCCGCGCTCGGTGGCCTGGCCGGAGGTGCCGCCGCACCCCTGGCCAGCCTGGGACGGCACGCCACCGGGCGCGGCGCGCAGATCGGCGAACACCTGGCCCGCGAGATGACCGGCGAGATGATCGCTGACCAGGCGGCGAGCCTCGCGACCGGTCAAGGGCTGACGTCCGTGGAGGATGCGGCACGAGCCGCAGCGTCCGGTGCCCGCGCATCCGCCACCGGCCAGCTCGACGTGACGCTCCAGACGCGGCTGGACGCCCAGCTGGGCATTCCCGGAGGTGCCGGCTCCACGACAGTGGGCCCGGACGCCGATGCTCGCAGTGCCCCGCCTCCATCACTCGCACCGCAGACTCCGTCAACCGCACCGCACGCTTGGTCATTCGCACCGCAGGAGCATCCGACGCACCAGGCAGCCGGATTGCTCGCGCCGGGCGTCCCGTCCACCGCCGATTCCGCTCCGCCGGCATCGTCGCGGGCGGAAAGCCCGCCGTCGGAGGTGCGTGCCGTGACGCCTGCGTCCATCCAGGCCAACCTCGATGGAGCGCCAACCACGGCGGGTCCCGTGCATCCGCCCGCAGGCAACTCCATGACGGACATCCCTGCCCCTCGTGGGGACACTCCGGCAGCCGAATCGGTCACCGACGGGTTGCCCGCGAAGGCACTGACGTTCTCTTCAGAACAAGTCGGTCCGGCATTGTCCGCGACCGCTGCGACGACCGCCGTCGCGGCACACGGCATGGCGGGTACGGATGCCGGGCATGCCGGTCATGCCGGTCCGGCTGGGCAGAGTTCGCTCGGCGTCACCCCCGCAGCGGGGTCGGCCGCCACGTCCACTCACCCCGCAGGTCAACCATCGAGCGTTCCACTGGCGGGACCCACGGTCACGGCCCCGTCCGCCGGCTCCGGCCCCATTCACCAGGTCGTTCGTGGTGGACCCGAAACAGAACCGGGCACGGTACCGCCAAGCGCGGAGAGACCCGCCGTCGGCAGCCACCGGCCTCGCAGCCCGGAGTGGTACGCCGCCCGCGCGGCGGCGGACCGGGAAGGACTCGAACGTCGCCGCTACCGGGGTCACCTCGATTTCCAGCGATCCAACTACGAGGAGAACCGACGCCGTGACACCGCTGCCCGGCTTCGGACGGCTGCGGAGTGCAGCTACGACGAGGCCAGGTGGCTGGTCAGCGAGAGCCGTCGTCTCGACGGCCTGAACCGGCGCGCAGCGTCCGAGCACCATCACCGCGCAGGGCGAGAGCGTGAGCGGCTGTCGCATGAGCAACGGGATCTGGCAGAGGCCGTGCTCTCCGGCACGGTGACGCCCCCGATCGTCCGGGTCGACGCATGGGAGGACTTCCACCAGATCAACGACGACGTCGGCGATCTGGCCCTCGCGGGCGTTACGGCGGATGACCGCTCCGCTCTCACCGGAGACGGTCAGCCCCCGCCCATCGACCGGTCCCGACGGTACGGGCTACCCGGGGGCCTGCGGCCACCGCTTGCCCTGCATCAGTCCGATGTCGAGCGGCAGATGCCCCGGGAATCCGACGGGAGTGTCACACGCACGGCCGATCCGCGTCGTGGAGCATGGTTTCGACTGCTCAACGACGGTGGTCCGAACGCTGATCCGACCAGGGGTATCAACTGCATCGACTGCACTCTGTCCCTGTTCGACACATGGGTCCACGGTCGTCCACGCGTTTCAGCTCCCCGCACCTTCGATGCCTATCTCCACGGTGACGTGACCCGTCCCATCGACGGGGAGTTCGACGGCATGGGTCGGATCGAGGACGTCACCGGGGGAAGATTCCAGCGGCTCTGCGACGGCAGTGGCACATCGCCGGGCAGCCGGCAGGCCGCTCTCGACACCGGTTATCGCAACCTGCACGACCAGTTGCTGCTCGGCGGCCACGGGAGCTTCGCCTTCGTCGCCAATCAGTGGGAGGGCGGAGGGGCGCACATCTGGGTCGCCCTCAATCAACACGGCACGGTCCTCTACCTCGACCCACAGACCGGAGCCGTCGCACCGCAGCCCCTTTACCGCCACCAGGGGCGGCCGTACCACTGGAACGCCGTCGACGCCGATGTCCTCATCCTGGATCCCCAGGGCCGGCCCATGCCCCTGGCGGGCTTGCGGCGGGGAAAGTACAGCTCGCGTGCGGAGCTTCCCGCATACCCGCCTTCGAATGCCGATCATGGATACGGCGAGCCGTACCTCAACCGGATGCATCTCCTGGGCACCCCCGGCGCAGCTCCGGCGAGTGACAGAGAGCGGCCCAGGACGGATGACGCGGTTCCTCAGACCGGCGACAAGATGCGGTCGAGTCGCATTCGGGCACAGGAGGCCAGGCGCGTCGGTGCCATGCCGGTCCGGCCCGTTCTCCGGGCCAGCGGAGAACTCGACGAGGTCTTCGCCGCAGGAGTGACGGCCGCTGAGTTCGTTGCCGAGGTCGACGGGTCGTCGCTGCGCCGCCTCGTGCCGACGCTCGACGAGCAGGCGGCGGACGATTTGGTGGAACTGTTCGCCGAGCCGCGCATCCGGGCAATGCTCGACCACACCTGGCGGGAGCCGCCGAGGGGCGAGCCGATGCTCGCCGAGACCCTGGTGCGTCAACTGGTGGAAAGTCCTGACCTCGTCCGGGTGATCCTGACGACGCCGGAGCTGACGGCCTCGCTGACTGCCCGCCCACTCACCCTGCATCATCTCGCCAACCATCGGGAGGCAATCGAACTTCTAACCGCTGCGCTCGCGGACCTGGGCCGACCCGACATCGTCGAAGCTGAGCCAACTCCACTGCCGGCGCGGTTGACTGAGCGGCAACGAGAAATCAGTAGCAGGGTCGCTGCTCGCGGGACCCTGCCCAGCCAGCCTGACTTCGACATCACCCGCCGACATGACGCGGCGTATAGGGACAGCTATGTCCGCGAACTCCGTGCGAAGGCGGTGGAGGCCCAACGCGAATTGAACCAACTAGCAGCTCGATCGGCCGGCGCCGGCGGCCGACCGGGCTGGCGTACAGCGCCAAAGGGGGATCGTCGAGTGCGCGACAAGCTTGTTGAGTATGACAACGACGCCTCTCGACTCAAGGATCTAGCGGCGGCGAAAGTTGAGTTCGACAGCCTCGATCATCTGTATGATGCATTGAATGCAATCAGCGACAGCTCCGCCGTCGTAGTGGTAGGGGTCAAGGATCGGTTCATCAACCCGCAAGGTAGTGGTTACCGAGATGTTCTGGTGAACCTGCGCATGAGTAACGGACATATCGCCGAGCTTCGGTTGCATTTAGCGCCCGTCGATGTGGTGGCGAAGTGGGAGCACGCCCTCTATGAGGTGCGCCGGGACATCGAGGCGTTGGCCGACGCGGCGGACCGTCCACTTACTGTCAGGGAGCGGGCGGTTGTGGACGGTTTGCTGCGAAGGTCGCAGGAGGCATACTGGCGGGCGATGGGCGGCGATGGAACTGGGGTGTCTGGATCATGA
- a CDS encoding DinB family protein, with protein MTPPDVSTTPVDGSMSEQPARAFGWSDMFVHPDEDPRADGGFEGERGTLVGYLRDQRLTLELKCAGLDAEQLARRSVPPSTMSLLGLLRHMAEVERGWFRRTMAGLDAPRIWCTEADPDADFDGAVADPEVVTEAWRAWRAEVEFAERFVAEAVDLGIAGRRGEEDHPLRSVLVHMIEEYARHNGHADLLRERIDGRVGQ; from the coding sequence ATGACGCCTCCTGACGTGTCGACGACGCCTGTTGACGGGTCGATGTCCGAGCAGCCCGCGCGTGCCTTCGGCTGGTCGGACATGTTCGTGCATCCCGACGAGGACCCGCGTGCCGACGGTGGCTTCGAGGGGGAGCGGGGCACCCTCGTCGGTTACCTCCGCGACCAGCGTCTGACGCTGGAACTGAAGTGCGCCGGCCTCGACGCGGAGCAGTTGGCCCGCCGGTCCGTACCGCCGTCGACGATGTCGCTGCTCGGCCTGCTGCGGCACATGGCCGAGGTGGAGCGGGGGTGGTTCCGCCGGACGATGGCAGGTCTGGACGCCCCTCGGATCTGGTGTACGGAGGCTGATCCGGACGCCGACTTCGACGGTGCGGTGGCGGACCCCGAGGTGGTGACCGAGGCGTGGCGGGCCTGGCGGGCGGAGGTGGAGTTCGCCGAGCGGTTCGTCGCGGAGGCGGTTGACCTGGGTATCGCGGGCCGGCGGGGTGAGGAGGACCATCCGCTGCGGAGCGTCCTGGTGCACATGATCGAGGAGTACGCCCGGCACAACGGCCACGCCGACCTGCTACGCGAGCGGATCGACGGGCGCGTCGGGCAGTAG
- a CDS encoding endonuclease V has translation MAVQDRLRPLVDLVGPGPDTPATVAGLDVAYAEGDDLLAAAVTVLDAGTLAVLDSAVRVGRPTFGYVPGLFAFRELPALLDALDGLTVRPELLICDGHGLAHPRRFGLACHLGVLTGLPAIGVGKTRLVGEWTPPGPARGDGSPLRDGGEVVGRVLRTRDGVRPVFVSVGHRMSLDNACAQVLAVTPRFRLPESTRTADRLCRDALTAARR, from the coding sequence ATGGCCGTGCAGGACCGGCTGCGTCCGCTGGTGGATCTGGTCGGCCCGGGTCCTGACACCCCCGCGACGGTGGCCGGGCTGGATGTGGCGTACGCCGAGGGGGACGACCTGTTGGCGGCGGCCGTCACGGTGCTGGACGCCGGCACCCTGGCCGTACTCGACAGCGCGGTCAGGGTGGGCCGGCCGACGTTCGGGTACGTGCCCGGGCTGTTCGCCTTCCGTGAGTTGCCGGCGCTGCTCGACGCCCTGGACGGGCTGACCGTCCGGCCGGAGTTGCTGATCTGCGACGGGCACGGGCTGGCGCATCCGCGCCGGTTCGGGCTCGCCTGCCACCTGGGGGTGCTGACCGGTCTGCCGGCAATCGGTGTCGGCAAGACGCGACTGGTGGGCGAGTGGACGCCGCCCGGCCCGGCCAGGGGCGACGGGAGCCCGCTGCGGGACGGGGGTGAGGTGGTGGGGCGGGTGCTGCGAACCCGGGACGGTGTGCGGCCGGTCTTCGTCAGCGTCGGCCACCGGATGAGCCTCGACAACGCGTGTGCGCAGGTGCTGGCGGTGACGCCACGGTTCCGGCTGCCGGAGAGCACCCGTACGGCCGACCGGCTGTGCCGGGACGCGCTGACCGCCGCCCGGCGCTGA
- a CDS encoding phosphomannomutase/phosphoglucomutase, with translation MSDLSQIVKAYDVRGTVPDQWDERVAEALGVAFAQVLAASGEPDGAVVIGHDMRATGPGLAAAFAAGVRAEGRAVVEIGLASTDMLYYASGALGLPGAMFTASHNPAQYNGIKLCRSGARPVGQDTGLAEIRQRAQRMLDAGTRAGAPVGAAERRDLLGDYAGHLRKLVDLSGVRPLKVVVDAGNGMGGYTVPSVLGEAALQALPLEIVPLYFELDGTFPNHEANPLDPRNLVDLQRAVVEHGADVGLAFDGDADRCFVIDERGEPVSPSAVTALVAARELAKHPGATVIHNLITSSAVPEIIREHGGEPVVARVGHSFIKAEMARTNAVFGGEHSAHYYFRDFWFADTGMLAAMHTLAALGEQSLPLSVLAAEYERYVASGEINSTVADQAAKVAEVRAAYPDAEVDELDGLTLRFPDGAWVNLRASNTEPLLRLNVEAPTVERMTALRDEVLDRVRR, from the coding sequence GTGTCTGATCTGTCCCAGATCGTAAAGGCCTACGACGTTCGGGGGACGGTGCCGGACCAGTGGGACGAGCGCGTCGCCGAGGCGTTGGGTGTCGCCTTCGCGCAGGTGCTCGCCGCGTCGGGCGAGCCGGACGGGGCCGTCGTGATCGGGCACGACATGCGGGCCACCGGTCCGGGCCTCGCGGCGGCTTTCGCCGCCGGCGTCCGTGCCGAGGGCCGCGCGGTCGTCGAGATCGGGCTCGCCTCGACGGACATGCTCTACTACGCCTCCGGCGCGCTGGGCCTGCCCGGCGCGATGTTCACCGCCAGCCACAACCCGGCGCAGTACAACGGCATCAAGCTGTGCCGCTCGGGGGCCCGCCCGGTGGGGCAGGACACCGGCCTGGCCGAGATCCGGCAGCGGGCGCAGCGGATGCTGGACGCGGGCACCCGCGCCGGCGCACCCGTCGGCGCGGCGGAGCGCCGGGACCTGCTCGGCGACTACGCGGGGCACCTGCGCAAGTTGGTGGACCTGTCCGGCGTCCGGCCGCTGAAGGTGGTCGTGGACGCCGGCAACGGCATGGGCGGTTACACGGTGCCCAGCGTTCTCGGTGAGGCCGCGCTGCAGGCGTTGCCGCTGGAGATCGTGCCGCTCTACTTCGAGCTCGACGGCACCTTCCCTAACCACGAGGCCAACCCGTTGGACCCGCGGAACCTGGTCGACCTGCAACGCGCGGTGGTCGAGCACGGGGCCGACGTCGGGTTGGCCTTCGACGGCGACGCGGACCGTTGCTTCGTGATCGACGAGCGCGGCGAACCGGTCTCGCCGTCGGCCGTCACCGCGCTGGTGGCCGCCCGGGAACTGGCCAAGCATCCCGGTGCCACGGTGATCCACAACCTGATCACCTCCAGTGCCGTACCGGAGATCATCCGGGAGCACGGCGGTGAGCCGGTGGTGGCCCGGGTGGGGCACTCGTTCATCAAGGCGGAGATGGCCCGCACCAACGCGGTCTTCGGCGGGGAACACTCGGCGCACTACTACTTCCGGGACTTCTGGTTCGCCGACACGGGGATGCTGGCCGCGATGCACACCCTGGCCGCGCTCGGCGAGCAGTCCCTGCCGCTGTCGGTGCTGGCCGCCGAGTACGAGCGGTACGTCGCCTCCGGCGAGATCAACTCCACGGTGGCCGACCAGGCGGCGAAGGTGGCCGAGGTGCGTGCCGCGTACCCGGACGCGGAGGTCGACGAGCTCGACGGGCTCACCCTGCGCTTTCCCGACGGCGCCTGGGTGAACCTGCGCGCGTCCAACACGGAGCCGTTGCTGCGGCTCAACGTCGAGGCTCCCACCGTGGAGCGGATGACCGCCCTCCGGGACGAGGTGCTCGACCGGGTTCGCCGATAG
- a CDS encoding Trm112 family protein has protein sequence MALDPQLLEILACPDTHHAPLDYDAQAQTLTCTECGRIFEVRDDVPVLLLDEARRPAERS, from the coding sequence GTGGCCCTGGACCCGCAGTTGCTGGAAATCCTCGCCTGTCCGGACACACACCACGCTCCGCTCGACTACGACGCGCAGGCGCAGACGCTGACCTGCACCGAGTGCGGCCGGATCTTCGAGGTCCGCGACGACGTGCCGGTGCTGCTGCTGGACGAGGCGCGACGTCCCGCGGAGCGGTCATGA